Proteins found in one Gammaproteobacteria bacterium genomic segment:
- the apbC gene encoding iron-sulfur cluster carrier protein ApbC, protein MASVSPQQVEDTLKTIEDPNVGKNFVAAKWVKDINVDGDKVTITIELGYPAKSMIEEISEKIGTEVSKLEGVKDVDIVIGWNIQAHAVQKSLKPMENIKNVIAVASGKGGVGKSTTAVNLALALAAEGANVGILDADIYGPSQPRMLGVSGQPESSDGKSLEPMMGHGIQAMSIGFLIDEETPMIWRGPMVTQALEQLLNDTRWRDVDYLVVDLPPGTGDVQLTLAQKIPVSGAVIVTTPQDIALLDARKGLKMFEKVEVPVLGVVENMSLHICSQCGHEEAIFGAGGGEKMADESDVDLLGKLPLDMSIRQQVDGGEPTVIATPDSRVSEIYKEIARKTAAKLAVKSKDYSAKFPKIVIQNT, encoded by the coding sequence ATGGCAAGCGTTAGCCCACAGCAAGTAGAAGACACCCTAAAGACCATAGAAGACCCTAATGTAGGCAAGAATTTTGTTGCTGCTAAATGGGTAAAAGACATCAATGTGGATGGCGATAAAGTCACCATAACGATTGAGCTTGGCTATCCGGCTAAGAGCATGATTGAGGAAATCTCTGAAAAAATTGGCACCGAGGTGAGTAAGTTAGAGGGTGTTAAGGATGTTGATATTGTTATTGGTTGGAATATTCAGGCTCACGCAGTACAGAAAAGCCTTAAGCCGATGGAAAACATTAAGAATGTTATTGCCGTGGCATCAGGTAAAGGTGGTGTAGGCAAATCTACCACCGCAGTAAATTTAGCATTAGCACTTGCGGCAGAAGGCGCAAATGTAGGTATTCTTGATGCAGATATTTATGGCCCCAGTCAGCCCCGCATGCTGGGAGTGTCTGGCCAGCCAGAATCGAGTGATGGTAAAAGTCTTGAGCCAATGATGGGCCATGGTATTCAAGCAATGTCGATTGGCTTCTTAATCGATGAGGAAACTCCCATGATTTGGAGAGGACCAATGGTAACGCAAGCGCTTGAGCAGTTACTAAATGACACGCGTTGGAGAGATGTGGATTACTTAGTGGTTGATTTACCACCAGGTACTGGTGATGTGCAGTTAACTCTGGCGCAAAAAATTCCTGTAAGTGGTGCTGTGATTGTGACAACACCTCAAGACATTGCCTTGTTAGATGCGCGCAAAGGTTTGAAGATGTTTGAGAAGGTTGAAGTGCCTGTTCTAGGCGTGGTCGAGAATATGAGTTTGCACATCTGTAGCCAATGCGGTCATGAAGAAGCTATTTTTGGTGCTGGAGGTGGTGAGAAGATGGCTGATGAAAGCGATGTAGACTTGCTCGGTAAACTGCCGTTGGATATGAGTATTCGTCAGCAAGTCGATGGAGGTGAGCCAACCGTAATTGCGACACCTGATAGTCGTGTGAGCGAGATTTACAAAGAGATTGCACGCAAAACAGCAGCTAAATTAGCGGTGAAAAGTAAAGACTATAGTGCTAAATTCCCTAAGATTGTTATTCAGAATACATAA
- a CDS encoding LEA type 2 family protein → MFRAVSSLLCIILLLVGCSGPLSKPLIEPKVQVRGLEITDATLGGIDAIVTLDIDNPNDTSLSARGLSYELFVSGNKLVTGQDDNSISVPAFGRETIALPVRLSYLGIIEALPEVLRTGNADYNVKGNIKTSIFNYPIPFSKQGDFKLPFVSPFK, encoded by the coding sequence ATGTTTCGTGCTGTCTCTAGCCTATTGTGCATCATACTGCTTCTTGTAGGGTGCTCGGGACCTTTATCAAAGCCACTCATTGAACCAAAAGTTCAAGTCCGTGGTTTAGAAATAACTGATGCTACTCTGGGTGGAATTGATGCCATTGTTACATTAGATATTGATAATCCCAACGATACTAGTTTGAGTGCACGTGGGCTGAGTTACGAATTATTTGTGTCTGGGAATAAATTAGTCACCGGACAAGATGACAACTCTATTTCTGTGCCTGCCTTTGGCCGCGAGACAATTGCGTTGCCTGTTAGATTATCTTACCTTGGTATTATCGAAGCATTACCAGAAGTGTTGAGGACAGGAAATGCTGATTACAATGTTAAAGGTAATATCAAGACTTCTATATTTAATTACCCTATTCCATTTTCTAAACAAGGCGATTTTAAATTGCCATTTGTATCGCCATTTAAATAA
- the dcd gene encoding dCTP deaminase — translation MSIKSDRWIRRMVDQQKMIEPFVDGQVKQVNDEKIISYGTSSYGYDVRCSNHFKIFTNINSAVVDPKAFNPESFVDFEGDVCIIPPNSFALASTVEYFRIPRSVLTVCLGKSTYARCGIIVNVTPLEPEWEGHVTLEFSNTTPLPAKIYANEGVAQMLFFESDEECETSYKDRGGKYQGQTGVTLPKA, via the coding sequence ATGTCGATTAAATCTGATCGCTGGATTCGGCGAATGGTTGACCAGCAAAAAATGATAGAACCTTTTGTTGATGGTCAAGTAAAACAAGTCAACGATGAAAAAATTATTTCCTATGGCACTTCTAGCTATGGGTACGATGTGCGTTGCTCAAATCACTTTAAGATTTTCACAAATATAAACTCTGCCGTCGTAGATCCCAAAGCATTTAACCCAGAAAGTTTCGTCGATTTTGAAGGAGATGTTTGTATTATTCCTCCTAATTCATTTGCACTTGCTAGCACTGTCGAATACTTTCGTATTCCTAGATCAGTTTTGACAGTTTGCTTGGGTAAGTCTACCTATGCACGATGCGGCATAATTGTGAATGTCACCCCTCTGGAGCCTGAATGGGAAGGTCACGTCACTTTAGAGTTTTCTAACACTACTCCATTACCTGCAAAAATTTACGCTAACGAAGGAGTTGCTCAAATGCTGTTTTTTGAATCTGATGAAGAATGTGAAACGTCTTACAAAGATCGTGGTGGGAAATATCAAGGGCAGACAGGGGTTACTCTTCCTAAGGCCTAG
- a CDS encoding haloacid dehalogenase type II: protein MKKIKACVFNAYGTLLDTYLPFEQYKDQLGENALVIFKLWRSKRLQYSSQLSLMNRHTSYDKIRKYALDFACDVYGVKDEGVKENILQSHSKLESFSDASDALASLNNKKIVTAVLSNGAPKSLTSELKNANIGHLLGRIFSTEQVHAFKPAPVVYEYVEQQLGLPASKIAFVSSNSWDIVGAVSYGFHTVWVNRNERTPERLPYVADSEIKSLSELDTVIST from the coding sequence ATGAAAAAAATTAAAGCTTGTGTTTTTAATGCTTATGGAACGCTATTAGATACTTATCTTCCATTTGAACAATATAAAGATCAACTAGGAGAAAACGCTTTAGTTATTTTCAAGCTATGGAGGTCGAAGCGTTTGCAGTATTCGTCCCAGCTAAGTTTGATGAATCGCCACACTAGTTACGACAAGATACGTAAATATGCCTTAGATTTTGCGTGCGATGTATATGGTGTTAAAGATGAGGGCGTTAAGGAAAATATTTTACAGTCCCATTCTAAGCTCGAAAGTTTTTCAGATGCCAGCGATGCATTAGCAAGTCTGAATAATAAAAAAATTGTTACCGCTGTATTATCAAATGGTGCACCAAAATCTCTAACCAGTGAATTAAAGAATGCCAATATAGGGCACTTGTTGGGACGTATATTTTCAACAGAACAGGTGCATGCATTTAAACCTGCACCAGTAGTTTATGAATATGTTGAGCAGCAGCTTGGATTGCCGGCTAGTAAAATTGCTTTTGTATCGTCAAACTCTTGGGATATAGTTGGTGCTGTTTCTTATGGATTCCATACGGTTTGGGTTAATAGAAATGAGCGTACACCTGAAAGACTTCCTTATGTTGCAGATAGCGAAATCAAATCTTTGAGTGAATTAGATACAGTCATCAGCACCTAG
- a CDS encoding DUF5062 family protein, translating to MKKLKNEKELVKKAIAAGVKYGEDRGVVEFEATDSASEKIEYIYRLLVHDKVIQAIPQDQISQQSMRHRLAIWASKLD from the coding sequence ATGAAGAAACTAAAAAATGAAAAAGAATTAGTTAAAAAAGCAATTGCTGCTGGAGTTAAGTATGGTGAAGATAGAGGTGTAGTAGAGTTTGAAGCGACTGACTCCGCCAGTGAAAAAATAGAATATATTTATCGTTTGCTAGTACACGACAAGGTAATACAAGCAATTCCTCAAGATCAAATTTCACAGCAATCTATGCGCCATCGATTAGCAATCTGGGCATCGAAACTGGATTAG
- the mgtE gene encoding magnesium transporter, with the protein MPETQARDNLQVITEALNSGEMQRAGRILNAFHPAEIAHLLESLPQSQRMFIWNMLDHDDDGEILLHVVDEVRSGLIEVMNKEQLISATEGLDLDDLADLLADLPSAVTDTALNNLDISDRQRLESVLSFDEDSAGGLMNTDTVTVRKEISLDVVLRYLRSRKNLPAHTDSLFVVDRYEKYIGTLTLADVLTHDTSTIVQDLLQENIEPISVNDSATDVAHTFEHLDLISAPVIDDNQKLLGRITIDDVVDVIREEGEHSIMSMAGLTEEEDLFAPVTKSTRRRALWLGVNMLTAFLAAWVISLFQHTLEQIIVLAVLIPVVASMGGIAGSQTLTLVIRGLALKQIGKANSKILLIRELGIGVLNGLLWSLIVAIIAILWFQDFQLGWIIALAMMANLVCAGLAGVLIPIALRKYGIDPALAGGVMLTTITDVVGIFAFLGLATWLLL; encoded by the coding sequence ATGCCAGAAACACAAGCACGTGACAATCTTCAAGTCATCACAGAAGCGCTAAATTCAGGCGAAATGCAACGTGCTGGACGTATATTAAATGCATTCCACCCCGCAGAAATTGCTCACCTGTTGGAATCGTTACCTCAATCGCAACGCATGTTCATTTGGAATATGTTGGATCATGATGATGATGGTGAAATCTTACTTCACGTAGTAGATGAAGTTCGTAGCGGCCTTATCGAGGTCATGAATAAAGAGCAGCTAATCTCAGCAACAGAAGGGCTCGATCTCGATGACTTAGCCGATTTATTAGCGGATCTTCCAAGTGCAGTCACTGATACCGCACTTAACAACTTAGATATCAGCGATCGCCAGCGACTTGAATCAGTACTGTCATTTGATGAAGATAGTGCGGGCGGTCTCATGAATACTGATACCGTTACTGTACGTAAAGAAATTAGTCTAGATGTGGTATTAAGATATTTACGCTCGCGCAAAAATCTTCCTGCGCATACTGATAGTTTATTTGTCGTTGATCGTTATGAAAAATACATAGGCACTCTCACCCTTGCCGACGTGCTCACCCATGACACATCTACTATTGTTCAGGATCTATTACAAGAAAACATTGAGCCCATATCAGTTAACGACAGTGCTACAGATGTGGCTCATACATTCGAACACCTGGATTTAATTTCAGCACCAGTAATTGACGATAATCAAAAACTACTCGGTCGCATTACTATTGATGATGTGGTCGACGTTATTCGTGAAGAAGGCGAACACTCAATCATGAGTATGGCCGGTTTAACTGAAGAAGAAGACTTATTTGCTCCAGTGACCAAATCAACACGTCGCCGTGCATTATGGCTGGGAGTCAATATGCTTACAGCATTTTTAGCTGCCTGGGTAATTAGTTTATTTCAACATACTCTTGAACAAATTATTGTTCTTGCAGTCCTCATCCCCGTTGTTGCCAGCATGGGAGGTATTGCCGGCAGCCAAACACTCACACTAGTAATTCGAGGACTGGCGCTAAAACAAATTGGTAAAGCCAACTCAAAAATTTTATTAATAAGAGAACTTGGTATAGGAGTTCTTAACGGCTTATTATGGTCTTTGATTGTCGCCATAATAGCCATTCTATGGTTCCAAGATTTTCAGCTTGGCTGGATTATCGCACTCGCGATGATGGCAAATTTAGTGTGCGCTGGTTTAGCCGGTGTATTGATACCAATAGCATTGAGAAAATATGGTATCGACCCTGCACTTGCTGGCGGCGTCATGCTTACAACAATTACTGATGTTGTTGGCATTTTTGCTTTTCTTGGTCTGGCGACATGGCTACTTTTATAA
- the ptsP gene encoding phosphoenolpyruvate--protein phosphotransferase produces the protein MALIISGLGVSRGIAIGNVHLLLRSSLEVYERTLHPDEVNAEIKRFKSAVDRAGKQLRKIQDSIPSEAPQEVASFIESHLLMLNDSMLSKAPIDIIKEVYCNAEWALKIQRDKLVAVFEQMEDEYLQTRQNDIDHVINLIQKMLFDHQYEVEKEIQTLRGSIIVADDLTPADTVVLQHQNIAGFITELGGPLSHTAIIARSLGIPAIVGMQDARLLLKENEQIIIDGTEGMVLAGVDDKTIKEYKRKQKEERDERRKLESLRDVKAKTKDGVAINLQANIELTDDVKALKHSGAQGVGLYRTEFLYIDRDEPASETEQLNAYKKVIRALKGQPVTIRTLDLGAEKEFDPKYKGPLVQNPALGLRGLRRSLKDTELFKLQLRAILRASIIGPVRIMFPMITSHEELMMALSVLDQAKRELKEEDKEFDNEIPVGIMIEVPAAALVAARFAKQLDFLSIGTNDLIQYTLAIDRIDESVNYLYDPLHPAVLKLIQLTLQAGKRAKIPVSMCGEMAGDPRYTRLLLGLGLRDFSAHPATILDVKSVINSSHVKKLEPQCKRILSAATRPDKIHELIDQLNH, from the coding sequence ATGGCATTAATTATTAGTGGATTAGGCGTATCAAGAGGCATTGCAATTGGCAATGTGCACTTGTTGCTACGCAGCTCACTTGAAGTATATGAGCGCACCCTTCACCCTGATGAAGTTAATGCAGAAATAAAACGATTTAAATCTGCAGTTGACCGCGCTGGAAAACAATTACGTAAGATTCAAGATTCTATCCCCTCAGAAGCACCGCAAGAAGTCGCCTCTTTCATTGAGTCACATTTACTAATGTTAAATGATTCAATGTTATCTAAAGCACCTATCGACATCATTAAAGAAGTTTACTGTAATGCTGAGTGGGCACTGAAAATACAACGCGACAAATTAGTTGCTGTGTTTGAACAAATGGAAGATGAATATTTACAAACACGACAAAATGACATTGATCATGTTATCAATCTCATCCAAAAAATGTTGTTTGACCATCAGTATGAAGTTGAAAAAGAAATTCAAACGTTACGTGGTTCTATTATTGTTGCTGACGATTTAACACCAGCAGACACCGTAGTACTGCAACATCAAAACATCGCTGGCTTCATTACCGAGCTAGGCGGACCATTGTCTCACACGGCTATCATCGCTCGCAGTCTTGGCATTCCTGCCATAGTAGGCATGCAAGATGCACGCTTGTTATTAAAAGAAAATGAGCAAATCATCATTGATGGTACAGAAGGCATGGTACTTGCCGGTGTCGACGACAAGACCATCAAGGAATACAAGAGAAAACAAAAAGAAGAAAGAGATGAACGCAGAAAGTTAGAATCATTACGTGATGTTAAAGCCAAGACAAAAGATGGTGTGGCAATTAACCTGCAAGCCAATATTGAACTCACTGACGATGTTAAAGCTCTTAAACATAGTGGCGCGCAAGGTGTAGGCTTATACAGAACTGAATTTTTATATATTGATCGTGACGAACCTGCTTCGGAAACTGAGCAGCTTAATGCTTATAAAAAAGTTATACGTGCACTCAAAGGCCAACCAGTAACCATTCGCACACTAGATCTTGGCGCAGAAAAAGAATTCGACCCCAAATACAAAGGTCCACTGGTGCAAAATCCCGCCTTAGGACTGCGCGGATTAAGACGCTCTCTTAAAGACACTGAACTATTTAAGTTACAGTTACGCGCTATCTTACGGGCATCAATTATTGGGCCAGTGCGCATTATGTTTCCAATGATAACCAGTCATGAAGAATTAATGATGGCATTGTCCGTGCTTGATCAAGCTAAGCGTGAGCTTAAAGAAGAAGACAAAGAGTTTGACAACGAAATTCCTGTCGGCATTATGATAGAAGTACCTGCCGCCGCGTTAGTGGCTGCACGTTTTGCCAAGCAACTTGACTTCTTATCCATAGGCACCAATGATTTAATTCAATATACGCTAGCGATTGATCGTATCGACGAATCTGTCAATTATTTATATGACCCTTTGCATCCTGCTGTATTGAAGCTTATCCAGCTTACATTACAAGCAGGTAAGCGAGCCAAGATCCCTGTATCTATGTGTGGTGAAATGGCCGGGGACCCTAGATATACGCGTTTACTTCTGGGTCTAGGTCTAAGAGATTTTAGCGCACACCCTGCGACTATATTGGATGTAAAGTCAGTGATAAATTCAAGCCACGTTAAAAAACTAGAGCCTCAGTGTAAACGAATTCTCAGCGCCGCCACTCGCCCAGACAAGATTCACGAGCTCATTGATCAATTAAATCATTAG
- a CDS encoding HPr family phosphocarrier protein has protein sequence MIEDQATICNKLGLHARAAAKFVATASGFESEIEIEKDGKRVNGKSIMGVMMLAASKGTNITLFIEGHDAEDAMIKIKQLIDSRFGEDE, from the coding sequence ATGATTGAAGATCAAGCAACTATTTGTAACAAACTAGGATTACATGCGCGTGCAGCCGCAAAATTTGTCGCGACCGCTAGTGGATTCGAATCTGAAATTGAAATTGAAAAAGATGGTAAACGTGTTAATGGTAAAAGCATAATGGGCGTCATGATGCTAGCGGCCAGCAAAGGAACTAACATTACACTCTTCATAGAAGGTCACGATGCTGAAGATGCTATGATAAAAATCAAACAACTAATCGATTCCCGCTTCGGCGAAGATGAATAA
- a CDS encoding PTS fructose transporter subunit IIA, producing MPVGILIITHGEMGEELLATARSTLGGSLPLNCRALSVSPNCDPDSQHKKAEAMLASVNDGSGVLILTDMFGSTPSNIANGLKNLQDVEVIAGINLPMFIRILNYSSLSLSEMTEKALSGGHDGIILCEQKATNHD from the coding sequence ATGCCAGTAGGAATACTCATTATCACTCACGGAGAGATGGGCGAGGAGTTACTTGCCACAGCAAGATCCACCCTGGGAGGCTCACTACCTTTGAATTGCAGGGCACTATCTGTGTCCCCCAATTGTGACCCAGACTCTCAACATAAGAAGGCTGAAGCCATGTTAGCTTCCGTTAATGATGGAAGTGGCGTGCTGATACTGACTGATATGTTTGGCTCAACCCCAAGCAACATCGCCAATGGACTTAAAAATCTTCAAGACGTAGAAGTAATCGCAGGGATTAATTTACCCATGTTTATCCGCATACTAAATTATTCTAGCTTATCATTGTCGGAGATGACGGAAAAAGCATTATCCGGCGGGCATGACGGGATCATTTTATGCGAACAAAAAGCAACGAATCATGATTGA
- the rapZ gene encoding RNase adapter RapZ, with product MRILIITGLSGSGKSVALNTLEDDDFYCVDNLPVELLPTFIEQCLKEEKPYHEKIAVGIDSRAGNESIDNLIDIVQNFKNDNIPLEVLFFSAEINTLIKRFSETRRKHPLTTNDIPLIKAIHLEKELLSKIADYADLNVDTTKTNVRQLRTLINQVVIEKSSTELTIILQSFGFKHGIPNDTDFMFDVRCLPNPYWQPNLRNLSGKDTAVMNYLGSYPEVDSMIKSIIEFMEKWIPLFEEENRSYLTISIGCTGGHHRSVYCINQVAHELGNKMQQPITVRHREFE from the coding sequence ATGAGGATATTAATTATTACCGGTCTTTCCGGCTCAGGCAAATCTGTTGCACTAAATACACTAGAAGACGATGACTTTTATTGCGTGGATAATTTGCCTGTAGAGTTATTACCTACATTTATCGAGCAATGTTTAAAAGAAGAAAAACCCTATCATGAAAAAATTGCTGTCGGCATAGACTCTAGAGCAGGAAATGAAAGTATCGACAACCTTATTGATATCGTGCAAAATTTTAAAAACGATAATATTCCACTGGAAGTTTTGTTTTTCAGTGCTGAAATTAATACACTGATTAAAAGATTTAGCGAGACACGACGCAAACACCCACTTACTACAAACGATATCCCGCTAATAAAAGCGATACACCTAGAAAAAGAACTGCTCAGCAAAATTGCCGACTATGCAGACCTTAACGTCGACACAACTAAAACTAATGTCAGGCAGCTACGCACTTTAATCAACCAAGTAGTTATCGAAAAATCATCTACCGAGTTAACAATTATTCTTCAATCGTTCGGTTTTAAACATGGGATACCTAACGATACTGACTTTATGTTTGACGTGCGTTGTTTGCCCAACCCTTATTGGCAGCCCAATCTGCGAAACTTATCAGGCAAAGATACTGCAGTGATGAATTACTTAGGTTCATATCCCGAAGTTGATAGCATGATAAAATCAATTATAGAATTTATGGAAAAATGGATTCCATTATTTGAAGAAGAAAACAGAAGTTATCTCACAATATCCATTGGTTGTACTGGGGGCCATCACCGCTCCGTATACTGCATCAACCAAGTTGCGCACGAATTGGGAAATAAGATGCAACAACCCATTACCGTTAGACATAGGGAATTTGAATAG
- the hprK gene encoding HPr(Ser) kinase/phosphatase, producing the protein MPENTTPESILDSLSKELELSIWYGEQYINHPFSHHSFSDDSATLVGYFNLIHSNQAQVLGKVESNYLQSLGNQEKHKAYQRLFGSDTIAIFFTDGLMPPIELKTFVDQYKIPVFCSSLSSTEIITHLRYFLSRALADKVILHGVFMEVISLGVMLTGESGLGKSELALELVTRGHRLIADDAPEFMRIAPDIVVGSCPLLLRDFLEVRGLGVLNIREMYGDSSIKFSKYLRLIIHLTAMQSIPKSEDRLATPQLTKNVLGLEIPVIRLPVAAGRNLAVMTEAAVRNHLLMIKGYSAADDFIDRQQKSIQQDSL; encoded by the coding sequence ATGCCAGAAAACACCACACCAGAGTCAATTCTAGACTCACTAAGCAAAGAGTTAGAACTCTCTATCTGGTATGGAGAACAATATATCAATCACCCTTTCTCGCATCATAGTTTTAGTGATGACTCCGCTACACTGGTTGGCTACTTTAATTTAATCCATTCCAATCAGGCGCAGGTATTGGGTAAAGTAGAGTCAAACTATCTTCAATCATTGGGAAATCAAGAAAAGCATAAAGCATATCAGCGATTATTTGGCTCTGACACTATTGCTATATTTTTTACTGACGGCTTAATGCCGCCAATAGAACTAAAAACATTTGTTGACCAATATAAAATCCCAGTATTTTGCTCGTCTTTATCTTCTACAGAAATTATCACGCACTTACGCTATTTCTTATCGCGGGCATTAGCTGACAAAGTAATTTTACATGGCGTGTTTATGGAAGTAATCAGCCTAGGGGTGATGCTAACTGGCGAAAGCGGCTTAGGTAAAAGCGAACTAGCATTAGAATTGGTCACACGTGGTCACAGGTTAATTGCTGATGACGCACCTGAGTTTATGCGTATTGCTCCAGATATTGTAGTTGGTTCATGCCCACTATTACTAAGAGATTTTTTAGAAGTACGCGGTTTAGGTGTACTCAACATTCGTGAAATGTATGGTGACAGCTCAATTAAATTCAGCAAATACCTTCGCTTAATCATTCATCTCACCGCCATGCAATCAATACCAAAATCTGAAGATCGGCTTGCTACGCCTCAATTAACCAAAAATGTGTTGGGCCTAGAAATTCCTGTGATTCGTCTACCCGTTGCAGCAGGACGAAACCTTGCGGTAATGACAGAAGCCGCAGTGCGTAATCATTTATTAATGATCAAAGGCTATAGTGCAGCAGATGATTTCATCGACCGCCAACAAAAATCTATCCAGCAAGATTCATTATGA
- a CDS encoding PTS sugar transporter subunit IIA, translating to MENASLARYLDASRILLLKDVSSKKRVFELLGELLAEGLDEVQATQVSTGLQARERLGTTALGEGVAIPHCRIDNIEEIRSAVIKFEDPVDFDAPDEQKVSLFYALLVPDEATDEHLKTLASLAEFLSEQKNRNQLRNCTSAKELLDIFAKTSDKHAA from the coding sequence ATGGAAAACGCATCACTAGCTCGCTACCTTGACGCAAGTCGAATTTTACTACTAAAAGATGTTAGTAGTAAAAAACGCGTGTTCGAGTTGCTTGGCGAATTGCTAGCCGAAGGTCTAGATGAAGTACAAGCAACTCAAGTGAGCACTGGCTTGCAAGCACGTGAACGCTTAGGAACAACTGCATTAGGCGAAGGTGTAGCAATCCCACACTGCCGCATTGACAATATTGAGGAAATTCGTAGCGCTGTCATCAAATTTGAAGATCCAGTTGACTTTGACGCGCCAGATGAACAGAAAGTATCATTATTTTACGCGCTGTTAGTTCCAGATGAGGCCACTGATGAACATTTAAAAACACTAGCCTCTCTCGCAGAGTTCTTATCTGAGCAAAAGAATCGTAATCAGCTTCGAAACTGTACTTCTGCTAAAGAATTACTGGATATTTTTGCTAAAACTTCGGACAAGCATGCCGCATAA
- the raiA gene encoding ribosome-associated translation inhibitor RaiA, with the protein MQIELTGHHLDITPAIRNFVNEKFKRLERHFDHVINTHVVLSVEKVRHQAEASMLVSRNKIFANATADDMYVAIDDLIDKLDRQIVKHKEKIKDHHNEEGAHRNLV; encoded by the coding sequence ATGCAAATAGAATTAACTGGTCACCATCTTGATATTACTCCCGCAATACGAAATTTTGTTAATGAAAAATTCAAACGTCTAGAAAGACACTTCGATCACGTAATCAATACACACGTAGTATTATCCGTAGAAAAAGTTCGCCACCAAGCTGAAGCTTCTATGCTAGTCAGCCGGAATAAAATTTTTGCGAATGCAACAGCAGATGACATGTATGTTGCTATTGACGACCTAATCGACAAACTTGATCGACAAATTGTTAAGCACAAAGAAAAAATCAAAGACCATCATAACGAAGAAGGCGCACATAGAAATCTCGTTTAA